One genomic region from Listeria monocytogenes encodes:
- a CDS encoding SpaA isopeptide-forming pilin-related protein produces MQRKLIGSFFILMVLLIIGSTSEKVQASPTSSNGWQLKWAIKNNDFEDVDITDYGQNAGTTNVWMVNQAGVDAWGTTNPTGNIEVWQNGNGYNVPAFSGNNFIELNSDGIGPVYQDIRTIPGSNLTWKFSHRGRTGVDTADLLIGSPESQTEVSRVSNGETWGSFEGNYTVPAGQTITRLTFNPISTANGSLTSGNFLDDVQLYINVNGAKIGDVVWYDFNGDGIQQDSEEPAPGVKVDLLTKDGTFKESATTNNIGSYLFTDVLPGDYQVKFSLPNNDFIFSKANQGNDKSLNSKPDKTGIASVNVPNLKSENFDIDAGITTNGKVEIQKLSGDKALSGAVYAIKDNSQSEVAKITTNQNGTGTAEGLPPGNYTATEVTAPLGYQKNTTPKKFTITYGDTNPVKLTFQNAEKTGSITIFKQDEANKKGLANAVFDVKSIDGTTLKKVTTNSKGYALAENLQPGTYVITEVTAPPGYEKSANEIRVTIPFNPQKTINITFSDNKIMVPLKPTPTKGSTVVKVSGETTKITALPQTGDSSSSSTIFTGLLIVVASGLFVYRRY; encoded by the coding sequence ATGCAAAGAAAATTAATAGGTAGTTTTTTCATTCTAATGGTGTTGCTTATTATTGGAAGTACTTCTGAAAAAGTGCAAGCTTCTCCAACATCTTCAAATGGCTGGCAGTTAAAATGGGCTATTAAAAATAATGATTTTGAAGATGTTGATATCACAGATTACGGTCAAAATGCTGGTACAACAAATGTATGGATGGTTAATCAAGCTGGTGTAGATGCCTGGGGCACAACTAATCCAACTGGAAATATAGAAGTATGGCAAAATGGTAATGGATATAATGTGCCTGCTTTTTCGGGAAATAACTTTATTGAATTAAATTCAGATGGTATTGGACCAGTTTATCAGGATATTCGGACAATCCCAGGTTCGAATTTAACATGGAAGTTTTCGCATCGTGGTCGTACTGGTGTAGACACAGCCGATTTGCTTATTGGTTCACCCGAAAGTCAAACGGAGGTATCGAGAGTTTCTAATGGGGAAACGTGGGGGAGTTTTGAAGGGAATTATACGGTTCCAGCTGGACAAACTATCACAAGACTAACTTTTAACCCAATTTCAACTGCAAATGGTTCACTTACAAGCGGAAATTTTTTAGATGATGTTCAGTTATATATTAATGTAAACGGTGCAAAAATTGGCGATGTTGTTTGGTATGATTTTAATGGGGATGGTATTCAGCAAGATAGCGAAGAACCTGCTCCTGGCGTAAAGGTAGATTTATTAACGAAAGATGGTACGTTTAAAGAAAGTGCGACCACAAATAATATCGGCTCTTATTTATTCACAGATGTTTTGCCAGGGGACTATCAAGTGAAATTTAGCCTACCGAATAATGATTTTATTTTTTCAAAAGCAAATCAAGGTAATGACAAGAGCCTTAATTCTAAACCAGATAAAACTGGTATTGCTTCAGTAAATGTACCTAATTTAAAAAGTGAGAATTTTGATATAGATGCGGGAATAACGACGAATGGTAAAGTGGAAATTCAAAAACTTTCAGGAGATAAGGCACTGAGTGGAGCGGTTTACGCAATTAAAGATAATTCTCAATCAGAAGTAGCAAAAATAACAACTAATCAAAATGGGACAGGAACTGCAGAAGGACTGCCACCAGGGAATTATACAGCAACCGAAGTTACAGCACCCCTTGGATATCAGAAAAACACAACACCCAAGAAATTTACTATCACGTACGGCGATACAAATCCTGTCAAACTCACTTTTCAAAACGCTGAGAAAACAGGATCAATTACTATTTTTAAACAAGATGAAGCGAATAAAAAAGGTCTAGCAAATGCCGTTTTCGACGTAAAGTCAATAGATGGAACGACATTAAAAAAAGTAACTACAAATAGTAAAGGTTATGCACTTGCTGAAAACTTACAACCCGGAACTTATGTCATAACGGAAGTAACAGCACCACCTGGTTATGAAAAATCAGCCAATGAAATTCGCGTAACGATACCATTTAATCCTCAAAAAACTATTAATATTACTTTTAGTGATAATAAAATAATGGTACCTCTAAAACCAACTCCAACAAAGGGGAGTACAGTGGTGAAGGTAAGTGGAGAAACGACAAAAATTACCGCTCTACCGCAAACGGGCGATAGTTCAAGTAGCTCAACGATTTTTACAGGATTGCTTATTGTCGTAGCTAGCGGGTTATTTGTTTATAGAAGATATTAA
- a CDS encoding helix-turn-helix domain-containing protein: MNLIGLRIKNIRKEKKLTLKDVAQGIISVPYLANIENGIKVASLETLIHIARRLDIPEEILLMSEDEENRALLKELDEIFELLVCSNPKEIESRLMKIAENVELQHESPAVELSFYCLQVAFYYKTWKFSRAEEVEAKYLKNAEKRVENAFPPQLLSYYYYGQAVKHSHATCNYQLAVEYWEKCVALTDNKNFLTVFHVCICINYICQSIYEPALGHIQQAWDLIKDEEQERFVSILYFYGYIYFQIGFIVEAKYRFKQTLQYFSKYPEAKKIYYFVVQLKMAEIENIEGNETLFYEKITSLYKELIAYETTNISFNNNDYLVITELMVIFAEKGFVEEATSLMGLMNKVVERVQELNYFMEYTEILLLYQQDEQVSYEKKMIKLLKKIDASNDPVLIERVKKHASKHFAKSTKYKMAYDILS, translated from the coding sequence ATGAACTTAATCGGTTTGCGAATTAAAAATATTCGTAAAGAGAAAAAGCTGACATTAAAGGACGTAGCGCAAGGAATTATTTCTGTTCCTTATTTAGCAAATATAGAGAACGGTATTAAGGTTGCTTCTTTGGAAACATTGATACACATAGCAAGAAGGTTAGACATACCAGAAGAAATTTTATTGATGAGCGAAGATGAAGAGAATAGAGCACTTTTGAAAGAATTGGATGAGATTTTTGAACTATTGGTTTGTTCTAATCCTAAAGAAATAGAAAGTAGATTAATGAAAATAGCAGAAAATGTAGAGCTACAGCACGAATCACCAGCTGTCGAACTTAGCTTTTATTGTTTACAGGTAGCATTTTATTATAAGACTTGGAAATTTTCAAGAGCGGAAGAAGTGGAAGCTAAATATTTAAAGAACGCAGAAAAACGAGTGGAAAATGCTTTCCCGCCCCAATTGCTTTCCTACTATTATTACGGTCAGGCAGTAAAACATTCTCATGCAACGTGTAATTATCAATTAGCAGTGGAGTACTGGGAAAAGTGCGTTGCTCTCACTGATAATAAAAATTTTCTCACTGTTTTTCATGTGTGCATCTGCATTAATTATATTTGCCAAAGTATTTATGAACCCGCACTTGGACATATCCAGCAAGCGTGGGATTTAATAAAGGATGAAGAGCAGGAACGTTTTGTCTCTATTCTCTATTTCTATGGTTACATTTATTTTCAAATTGGCTTTATTGTGGAGGCAAAATACAGATTTAAACAAACGCTACAGTACTTTTCCAAATATCCAGAGGCTAAAAAAATCTATTATTTTGTCGTTCAATTAAAAATGGCAGAAATTGAAAATATCGAAGGAAATGAAACGCTATTTTATGAAAAAATAACCAGTTTGTATAAAGAACTAATAGCCTACGAAACGACTAATATAAGCTTTAATAATAATGATTATCTTGTTATTACAGAACTGATGGTCATTTTTGCAGAAAAAGGTTTTGTTGAAGAAGCGACTTCATTAATGGGGCTAATGAATAAAGTAGTTGAGCGAGTGCAAGAACTGAATTACTTCATGGAATACACCGAAATATTGCTTTTATATCAACAGGATGAGCAAGTAAGTTATGAAAAGAAAATGATAAAATTATTGAAAAAGATTGATGCGTCAAATGACCCAGTATTAATTGAACGAGTCAAAAAGCATGCAAGTAAACACTTCGCCAAATCAACAAAATATAAAATGGCATACGATATTTTGTCATAA
- the fepA gene encoding multidrug efflux MATE transporter FepA, which translates to MAKNMEILETDSVKKIYFRYLIPSLVGMLLMSLNIVIDGIFVGHKLGGVALAGINIAVPVFTIFTAISIWIGIGAATQFSFAIGEKNVAKAQTIFTNAILAVVSITVIIGIIAFIFKVPLAYFLGANDDTIGYVLEYMNILLVFGFALTLENILSIFVRNDGDPNLSMIALIVTAISNVILNYLFLFVFEWGVTGSALATMIAIIIGVLILTTHFFKKSSRLKFVKVDWNKAFFKKTLAIGLPSFLAEVGVSVFTLGYNISIAAIAGTAGVAAFSVLNYTHSVILMLFLGMGSAIQPLISYYRGAKARQKELETLKIAIVVAFSTGVGFLLVGFFGSNLLVSMFGNFSVEIRELASNGIKLFYTAYLFMGFNFVMMTYFQTSDKVKMATWITISREIIFMVIFLLVLPPIIGIPGVWLAIPISEMIVAASIVFYMKKKHILFK; encoded by the coding sequence ATGGCAAAAAATATGGAAATTTTAGAAACAGATTCAGTTAAAAAAATCTATTTTAGATATTTAATTCCTTCCTTAGTGGGAATGTTGTTAATGTCTTTAAATATTGTGATTGATGGAATTTTTGTTGGGCATAAGCTAGGCGGAGTAGCGCTTGCTGGGATAAATATAGCGGTGCCGGTATTTACGATTTTTACAGCGATTTCTATCTGGATTGGAATTGGCGCGGCGACCCAGTTTTCCTTTGCAATTGGAGAGAAAAATGTCGCTAAAGCACAAACGATTTTCACCAATGCGATTCTAGCCGTTGTTTCAATCACTGTTATTATTGGAATTATAGCGTTTATTTTTAAAGTACCATTAGCTTATTTTTTAGGTGCGAATGATGATACGATTGGTTATGTGCTTGAGTATATGAATATCCTGCTCGTATTTGGATTTGCGCTTACACTAGAAAATATTTTAAGTATTTTTGTACGTAATGATGGCGATCCTAATTTATCGATGATTGCGCTTATTGTAACGGCAATCAGTAATGTTATTTTGAACTATTTATTCCTATTTGTGTTCGAATGGGGTGTGACAGGCTCTGCTCTTGCTACGATGATAGCAATCATTATCGGTGTACTCATTTTAACTACCCATTTCTTCAAAAAATCGAGTCGCTTGAAATTTGTCAAAGTGGACTGGAACAAAGCTTTTTTCAAGAAAACATTGGCGATTGGCTTACCGAGCTTTTTGGCAGAAGTTGGTGTATCTGTATTTACGTTAGGTTATAATATTTCGATTGCGGCTATTGCTGGGACTGCTGGCGTGGCGGCGTTCTCTGTCCTCAATTATACGCATAGTGTGATTTTGATGTTGTTCCTTGGAATGGGTTCTGCGATTCAGCCACTTATTAGCTATTACAGGGGTGCGAAAGCTAGACAAAAAGAATTGGAAACATTGAAAATTGCGATTGTTGTAGCATTTAGCACCGGGGTCGGCTTTTTACTTGTTGGCTTCTTTGGTTCTAATTTGCTCGTTTCAATGTTCGGTAACTTTAGCGTGGAAATTAGAGAGTTAGCAAGCAATGGTATCAAATTATTCTATACTGCTTATCTTTTCATGGGCTTCAACTTTGTTATGATGACTTATTTCCAAACATCAGACAAAGTAAAAATGGCTACATGGATTACGATTTCACGTGAAATTATCTTCATGGTAATTTTCTTATTAGTATTGCCACCAATCATTGGTATCCCGGGCGTTTGGCTAGCAATTCCGATTTCAGAAATGATTGTAGCAGCATCCATAGTATTCTATATGAAGAAAAAACATATTTTATTTAAATAA
- the fepR gene encoding efflux pump transcriptional regulator FepR — translation MRKEEIKQAALTLFANNGFEGTSLADIAGVVGLKKQSIYSHFKDKDDLFLSIMKDAKSTEIDYYRAKLRDSDLSRPDLVLSSLLFGVKELYDTDEAYQFWLRYGFYPPKHLYEVVQADITENVLQMEHEFTDLFSNWMEQKLIPMQDVETMKEAYMGILDAVIVDIVYVNDPERTEKKITALWQIFWRGITLKALN, via the coding sequence ATGAGAAAAGAAGAAATCAAACAAGCTGCACTGACACTTTTTGCTAATAATGGTTTTGAAGGAACATCGCTTGCTGATATTGCTGGTGTGGTGGGGCTGAAGAAACAATCCATCTATTCTCATTTTAAAGATAAAGATGATTTGTTTTTATCCATTATGAAGGACGCTAAATCAACAGAAATAGATTACTACCGGGCAAAACTTCGAGATAGTGACTTATCCAGACCAGATCTTGTTTTGTCTAGTTTACTTTTTGGTGTGAAGGAATTATACGATACTGACGAGGCATATCAATTTTGGTTACGTTACGGGTTTTATCCGCCAAAGCATTTGTATGAAGTGGTCCAAGCAGATATTACCGAGAACGTGCTGCAAATGGAACATGAATTTACTGATTTATTTAGCAATTGGATGGAACAAAAGTTAATCCCAATGCAAGATGTGGAAACGATGAAAGAAGCATACATGGGAATTCTTGATGCAGTTATCGTAGACATTGTGTACGTGAATGACCCGGAAAGAACGGAAAAGAAAATCACGGCTTTATGGCAAATATTCTGGAGAGGAATTACGCTAAAAGCTTTGAATTAG
- a CDS encoding alpha/beta hydrolase has protein sequence MKNTIKWIAIGFAGIILLPLLIVFFIYKKAVGKKDYNPEVLENLDKASQEFVKNTSPLSDVDSRYKYMRLATKALPSAKDIEIGDVENKKIDGPAGKIPIRIYTPQEDGPFEIIVYYHGGGFVLGGLQTHDAIARKLVQTTGARVVTVDYRLAPENPFPAAVEDAYAALLWVQNHRTSLRAKSSDIIVAGDSVGGNLATVVTQIAKSKGKPNITAQILLYPATDIFSRDASVLYPSMDEFAEGYVLTKESLDKFFKLYIANASDRKYDPLVAPIRSKDLVGLPKTFIVTAEFDPLRDQGEAYAKKLKDAGVEVFAKRFEKVPHGFMTTNSEATDETYELISEFLEEK, from the coding sequence GTGAAAAATACAATAAAATGGATCGCTATCGGTTTTGCTGGGATTATTCTACTTCCATTATTAATCGTTTTCTTTATTTACAAAAAAGCGGTTGGGAAAAAAGATTATAATCCTGAGGTTCTTGAGAATTTAGATAAGGCTTCACAGGAATTTGTGAAAAACACGTCACCATTATCCGACGTAGATTCGCGATATAAATATATGAGACTAGCAACAAAAGCATTACCTTCAGCAAAAGATATCGAAATTGGCGATGTTGAAAACAAAAAAATTGATGGTCCAGCTGGCAAAATTCCGATTCGGATTTATACGCCACAAGAAGACGGACCTTTCGAAATTATCGTTTATTATCATGGTGGCGGATTTGTTTTAGGTGGCTTGCAAACGCATGACGCGATTGCTAGAAAACTTGTACAAACTACGGGTGCTCGTGTTGTCACTGTTGATTACCGACTTGCTCCAGAAAATCCTTTCCCAGCGGCAGTGGAGGATGCATATGCGGCGCTACTTTGGGTACAAAATCACCGTACTAGCTTACGAGCTAAATCATCAGACATTATCGTTGCGGGAGATAGCGTAGGCGGAAACTTAGCGACCGTTGTTACACAAATCGCTAAATCCAAAGGAAAACCAAATATTACTGCTCAAATCTTACTTTATCCAGCAACTGATATTTTCAGCCGTGATGCATCTGTTCTATATCCGTCAATGGATGAATTTGCAGAAGGCTACGTGCTTACGAAAGAATCATTAGATAAATTCTTTAAATTATATATTGCGAATGCAAGCGATCGTAAATACGATCCACTCGTTGCACCAATACGTAGCAAAGATTTAGTCGGACTACCGAAAACATTTATTGTGACTGCTGAATTTGATCCACTTAGAGATCAAGGGGAAGCATATGCGAAGAAATTAAAAGATGCCGGCGTGGAAGTATTTGCCAAACGTTTTGAAAAAGTTCCACATGGCTTCATGACAACTAATTCAGAAGCGACCGATGAGACATACGAATTGATTAGCGAATTTTTAGAAGAAAAATAA
- a CDS encoding argininosuccinate synthase, whose protein sequence is MAKEKIVLAYSGGLDTSVAIQWLVESGYEVIACCLDVGEGKNLDFIKEKAITVGASESYTIDAKEEFAEDFALIALQAHAYYEGKYPLISALSRPLIAKKLVEVARQEGASAIAHGCTGKGNDQVRFEVAIHALAPDLKVVSPVRDWKWSREEEINYAKEHDIPVPIDLDNPFSIDQNLWGRSNECGVLENPWTTPPEAAYDLTVSLEDAPDTADIVEITFDAGIPISLNGENMSLANLILTLNEIAGKHGVGRIDHIENRLVGIKSREVYECPAAVTLITAHKELEDLTFVREVAHFKPIIEQKISETIYNGLWFSPLTEALVAFLKSTQKFVNGTIRVKLFKGHAIVEGRKSPNSLYDENLATYTSSDTFDQDAAVGFIKLWGLPTKVSAEVNSKVIITTEV, encoded by the coding sequence ATGGCGAAAGAAAAAATCGTATTAGCTTACTCAGGTGGGTTAGATACTTCTGTGGCAATTCAGTGGTTAGTAGAATCAGGTTATGAAGTTATTGCATGTTGCTTGGATGTTGGTGAAGGCAAAAATTTAGATTTTATTAAAGAAAAAGCCATTACTGTCGGAGCAAGTGAATCCTACACGATTGATGCGAAAGAAGAATTTGCCGAGGATTTTGCGTTAATTGCTCTTCAAGCCCATGCTTATTATGAAGGAAAATATCCACTTATTTCAGCTTTAAGCCGTCCGTTAATTGCGAAAAAATTAGTAGAAGTCGCTCGTCAAGAAGGCGCTTCTGCTATCGCTCATGGTTGTACTGGTAAAGGAAATGACCAAGTTCGGTTTGAAGTAGCGATTCATGCACTTGCTCCTGATTTAAAAGTCGTTTCTCCTGTCCGTGATTGGAAATGGTCTAGAGAAGAAGAAATCAATTACGCCAAAGAACATGACATCCCTGTCCCAATTGATCTAGATAATCCCTTCTCGATTGACCAAAACTTGTGGGGTAGAAGTAATGAATGTGGTGTGCTTGAAAACCCATGGACAACACCGCCAGAGGCAGCTTACGACTTAACAGTGAGTTTAGAAGATGCACCAGACACAGCAGATATTGTTGAAATCACCTTTGATGCTGGTATTCCTATTTCTCTTAATGGAGAAAATATGAGCCTAGCTAATTTAATTCTTACTTTAAATGAAATTGCTGGAAAACATGGTGTTGGTAGAATTGATCATATCGAAAATCGTTTAGTTGGTATTAAATCACGTGAAGTATACGAATGTCCGGCCGCAGTCACTTTGATTACAGCACATAAGGAATTAGAAGATTTAACCTTTGTTCGTGAAGTGGCACATTTCAAACCTATCATCGAACAAAAAATCAGTGAAACAATTTACAATGGCCTATGGTTCTCTCCTTTAACAGAAGCATTAGTTGCCTTCTTAAAATCTACACAAAAATTCGTGAACGGCACCATCCGCGTCAAATTATTTAAAGGTCATGCCATTGTAGAGGGAAGAAAATCGCCAAATTCACTTTATGATGAAAACTTAGCAACTTACACGTCTTCCGATACATTTGACCAAGATGCAGCAGTTGGTTTCATCAAGCTTTGGGGATTACCAACAAAAGTGAGCGCAGAAGTTAATTCAAAAGTGATAATAACAACCGAGGTGTGA
- the argH gene encoding argininosuccinate lyase, giving the protein MEKLWGGRFQGKSEAWIDDFGASISFDQKMAKEDLAGSLAHVAMLGKCGIIPDSEAAEITAGLKILQEKLAFGELEFSTVNEDIHLNIEKLLHEEIGSVAGKLHTARSRNDQVATDMHLYLKQAVAEIIQSLKHLRVVLVQKAELHVETIMPGYTHLQHAQPLSFAHHLLAYFGMFTRDLERLEESVKRIDISPLGSAALAGTTFPIDRAYSAELLGFSAVYENSLDGVSDRDFIIEFLSNSSILMMHLSRFCEELILWTSHEFQFVELTDAFSTGSSIMPQKKNPDMAELIRGKTGRVYGNLFGMLTVLKGLPLAYNKDLQEDKEGMFDTLETVQTSLDIFAGMIETMKVNTEIMEESTQKDFSNATELADYLAKKGVPFREAHEIVGKLVLECTQNGIYLQDVALNHYQEINPLIEEDIYVVLSSKTAVQKRNSYGGTGFDQIKVALENAKKTL; this is encoded by the coding sequence ATGGAAAAACTATGGGGCGGACGTTTTCAAGGGAAAAGTGAAGCATGGATTGATGATTTTGGAGCTTCGATTTCTTTTGATCAAAAAATGGCAAAAGAAGATTTGGCGGGTAGCTTAGCGCACGTCGCCATGCTCGGCAAATGCGGGATCATTCCTGATTCAGAAGCAGCAGAAATTACAGCCGGATTAAAAATTCTCCAAGAAAAATTAGCGTTTGGTGAGCTCGAATTCAGCACTGTTAACGAAGATATTCATCTAAATATTGAAAAACTATTGCACGAGGAAATTGGTTCTGTTGCTGGAAAACTTCATACGGCGCGTAGTCGAAATGATCAAGTTGCGACAGACATGCATTTATATTTAAAACAAGCCGTGGCGGAAATTATTCAGTCGCTAAAACATTTACGTGTAGTGCTTGTTCAAAAAGCAGAGTTGCATGTTGAAACAATTATGCCTGGCTATACACATTTACAACACGCTCAGCCCCTGTCTTTTGCCCATCATTTGCTTGCTTACTTTGGAATGTTTACGCGGGATTTGGAGCGTTTGGAAGAAAGTGTCAAGCGGATTGATATTTCACCGCTCGGTTCTGCAGCGCTTGCTGGGACGACATTTCCAATTGACCGGGCTTATAGCGCCGAATTACTTGGCTTTTCTGCTGTCTATGAAAATAGTTTGGACGGCGTGAGTGATCGTGATTTTATTATTGAGTTTCTTAGTAACAGTTCTATCTTGATGATGCATTTATCGCGTTTTTGTGAGGAATTGATACTTTGGACGAGTCATGAGTTTCAATTTGTCGAATTAACGGACGCTTTTTCGACAGGAAGTTCGATTATGCCGCAAAAGAAAAACCCAGATATGGCCGAGTTAATTCGCGGAAAAACTGGTCGGGTTTACGGAAACCTTTTCGGCATGCTAACGGTTTTAAAAGGGTTGCCGCTCGCTTATAATAAAGATTTACAAGAAGATAAGGAAGGCATGTTTGATACGCTTGAGACGGTTCAGACAAGCTTAGATATATTCGCGGGAATGATTGAAACGATGAAGGTCAATACAGAAATAATGGAAGAATCTACGCAAAAAGATTTTTCCAATGCGACAGAACTAGCAGATTATTTAGCGAAAAAAGGTGTTCCATTTAGAGAAGCGCATGAAATCGTTGGAAAATTAGTACTAGAATGTACGCAAAACGGGATTTATTTGCAAGATGTAGCGCTTAACCACTATCAGGAAATAAATCCACTTATTGAGGAAGATATTTACGTGGTGCTTTCTTCCAAAACTGCCGTGCAAAAAAGAAATTCGTATGGCGGAACTGGATTTGATCAAATTAAAGTCGCTCTCGAAAACGCGAAAAAAACTTTGTAA
- the betL gene encoding BCCT family glycine betaine transporter BetL: MKKLTNVFWGSGFLVLLAVLFGAFLPEQFETFTNHIQKFLTSNFGWYYLIVVAIIIIFCLFLVLSPIGSIRLGKPGEEPGYSNKSWFAMLFSAGMGIGLVFWGAAEPLSHYAVQAPGGEVGTQAAMKDALRYSFFHWGISAWSIYAIVALALAYFKFRKNAPGLISATLYPILGKHAKGPIGQLIDIIAVFATVIGVATTLGLGAQQINGGLTYLFGVPNNFTVQFTIIVIVTILFMLSAMSGLDKGIQLLSNVNIYVAGVLLVLTLILGPTLFIMNNFTNSFGDYLQNIIQMSFQTAPDAPDARKWIDSWTIFYWAWWLSWSPFVGIFIARISRGRTIRQFLLGVIVLPALVSVFWFAVFGGSAIFVEQHGNSGLSSLATEQVLFGVFNEFPGGMMLSIVAMILIAVFFITSADSATFVLGMQTTGGSLNPPNSVKVTWGLLQAGIASVLLYAGGLTALQNASIIAAFPFSIVIILMIVSLFVSLTREQEKLGLYVRPKKSQRSQL, encoded by the coding sequence TTGAAAAAATTAACAAATGTCTTTTGGGGATCGGGTTTTCTAGTTTTATTAGCAGTTTTATTTGGGGCTTTTTTGCCAGAGCAATTTGAGACTTTTACAAACCATATCCAAAAATTTCTAACAAGTAATTTTGGTTGGTATTATTTAATCGTTGTAGCGATTATTATTATCTTCTGCTTGTTTTTAGTTTTAAGTCCGATTGGCTCGATTCGACTCGGAAAACCGGGTGAAGAACCTGGTTATAGTAATAAATCTTGGTTTGCGATGTTGTTTAGTGCTGGAATGGGAATTGGCCTCGTTTTCTGGGGTGCAGCTGAGCCGTTATCTCATTATGCGGTCCAAGCTCCCGGAGGTGAAGTTGGCACGCAAGCAGCTATGAAAGATGCGCTTCGTTATTCATTCTTCCACTGGGGAATTTCTGCTTGGTCGATTTATGCGATTGTCGCTTTAGCATTAGCTTACTTCAAATTCAGGAAAAATGCACCTGGCTTAATAAGCGCCACACTATACCCCATTTTAGGCAAACATGCGAAAGGTCCTATTGGACAATTGATTGATATCATTGCTGTTTTTGCGACAGTCATCGGTGTTGCAACGACACTCGGTCTTGGCGCTCAACAAATTAATGGTGGTCTTACATACTTGTTTGGCGTTCCAAACAATTTTACTGTCCAATTTACGATTATTGTTATTGTCACTATTTTATTTATGTTATCGGCTATGTCCGGACTTGATAAAGGGATTCAGCTTTTAAGTAATGTAAATATTTATGTTGCTGGTGTTTTATTAGTTTTAACACTTATTCTTGGACCTACTCTATTCATTATGAATAACTTCACCAATTCATTTGGTGACTACTTACAAAATATCATCCAAATGAGTTTTCAGACAGCACCTGATGCGCCTGATGCACGAAAATGGATTGACTCATGGACTATTTTTTATTGGGCTTGGTGGCTTTCTTGGTCACCGTTCGTCGGAATTTTCATTGCCAGAATTTCACGCGGTAGAACGATTCGCCAATTCTTACTTGGTGTAATCGTGCTTCCCGCTTTAGTCAGTGTGTTTTGGTTTGCCGTATTTGGCGGTTCGGCGATTTTTGTCGAACAACATGGTAATTCTGGTCTTTCAAGTTTAGCGACAGAACAGGTACTCTTTGGGGTCTTTAATGAATTCCCAGGTGGCATGATGTTATCGATTGTTGCGATGATTTTAATTGCAGTCTTCTTTATTACTTCAGCTGACTCAGCCACATTTGTTCTCGGTATGCAAACGACGGGCGGATCTTTAAATCCACCGAACTCCGTCAAAGTAACATGGGGATTACTCCAAGCGGGAATAGCAAGTGTGCTACTCTATGCAGGCGGACTGACAGCGCTTCAAAATGCGTCGATTATAGCAGCCTTTCCGTTTTCTATCGTCATCATCTTAATGATTGTTTCCTTATTCGTTTCGTTAACGAGGGAACAAGAAAAGCTAGGATTATACGTTCGACCGAAAAAATCACAACGTTCTCAACTATAA
- a CDS encoding class II aldolase/adducin family protein, with protein MLYQKEREDLAKIVKTMFDRFETNAAGGNVSVRMNSEHIIMTPTLMSQAKLCDLSPYEILVVDNNNEVVEGDGRVTREINLHRACYVENPNIGCVLHAHPKESMLFATLGMELPNLTEATQKIGQIPTLAFAPATSSELAEIVRKHVIELGDKAVPSASLLNKHGIVVLDTSLHKAYDMLERIEYNAYIAEKALVFDALGIKKLAHDRELNYNLEE; from the coding sequence ATGTTATACCAAAAAGAACGTGAAGATTTAGCGAAAATAGTGAAGACAATGTTTGACCGTTTTGAAACGAATGCAGCTGGAGGAAATGTAAGTGTGCGCATGAATAGTGAGCACATTATTATGACACCTACACTTATGAGTCAAGCAAAACTTTGCGATCTTTCCCCATATGAAATCCTTGTAGTGGATAATAACAATGAAGTAGTGGAAGGAGACGGAAGAGTTACTAGAGAAATTAACTTACACCGTGCTTGTTACGTAGAAAATCCAAATATCGGCTGTGTTCTTCATGCTCATCCGAAAGAATCGATGTTATTTGCAACACTTGGTATGGAGTTACCGAATTTAACAGAAGCAACGCAAAAAATCGGTCAAATTCCAACCCTTGCTTTTGCGCCAGCGACTAGTTCCGAACTTGCGGAAATCGTTCGTAAACACGTTATCGAGCTAGGGGATAAAGCCGTTCCAAGTGCAAGCTTATTAAATAAACATGGTATTGTCGTATTAGATACATCACTTCATAAAGCATACGACATGCTAGAGCGTATTGAATACAATGCCTACATTGCTGAAAAAGCGTTAGTATTCGATGCTTTAGGTATAAAAAAATTAGCTCATGACCGCGAATTAAATTATAATTTGGAGGAGTAA